One part of the Mariniblastus fucicola genome encodes these proteins:
- a CDS encoding prenyltransferase/squalene oxidase repeat-containing protein, whose protein sequence is MSTQRTIKRISPGRVDAFDDQFWPVVVALCVLSAIGFGAILTLLTGPWMWLSLLVLPAMTAGALFLLSQMGDSKLRRTLQFSLIVSLAGHLLILIAASLVLIFNSGVKKNWNRVTKRNVRTIEFTNQNSSVSIPVTKPDNTPEPDVEIKRRESQVTSAEQPIPVKESKPTVSPQTRRRETTERTVPRLDEALSQLRRNRMSREEKSSTVSKATEATESSIAVSRPSPAEKPDTPTPSESVTAAAEADNISRSSSTSSDRKVVKDVQPRETAQTSVAKRSMPKADSRATRSNNSRLTQTASRETKAADRPNQSRARVVRAEAEVRKQPAKSTPRPTSKANVAKTPSELNPAEAAGQLTRRPRRSETASTSKLPSPLTRKKKAQPKKTTIVRRENPSRPTVTNPLAESSSTRLATNDAPTMRSVEPVNRPAPNPTSSSNSESLESRTLSITKGQKGNAGAVAQQNLQTGQGGLPSPAVRASDAMLNRKEQSPTSRTQMLTNSQASTIRRSTAEAPRPTSAFKVNTSAVAKIAGAKSPSMETAESSAADITSASRESREKVAIEKGAAPVNLGPTKVVAEAQRRRLSGGGSPEVANLSPTLTRRSTAESEVRPALAAAEVAATAAPRESASAPDSSISEEPTGMAELEQRSEGTDSRVSDHAAAPDVAPTAEQGSGVAPQLAANRRESAREDMRSRLEQILNQIADGDGDEEDEEEANRLRKLLGSSADRVARAPNLDEDNNPAEGTDGGAMADDGMASEADVVTRSPSSGGAIAAADLLGQTATRMAAQAATSAPVVEGALSRRSQPSESETSKRKLARASNATARNRSETAPNISPEVSLTAPSTTEGTGSAAATETIDSDIADVRMSRDESRQSDAGFELEVDAIEGPAGLAMTPDVRAGVNMRPASETSRQIQPELETRFRKDDFGGAPAMNPTATVAKEAFRQRTPGMAQSQAEPKTEAAINLGLEFLARYQLPDGSWSLTRFDTEHRLHQRQLDSDMAATGLAVLAFQGAGYNHREFKYARQINHAIQWLIDNQGEDGLLYLSSDENSNNACRLYSHGIAALALTEAYGMTQDPKLKEPAQKALDFIADSQHPNKGGWRYFSEMKKRSSDTSVSGWMVMALQSGRLAGLKVEDETFVSIAKWLAVAADPANESLYRYNPYAVNSQGVSRIQGRNATPSMTAVGLLMRIYTGWERDDPRLISGANYLVNQQMPGETVRLRDTYYWYYATQVLKHVDGPAWQKWNAALRPLLIRTQEKAGDNAGSWDPYSPVPDRWAPFGGRIYVTTMNLLSLEVRHRLLPLYQKTNKATEEDSNPIIIEAAPVE, encoded by the coding sequence ATGTCAACTCAACGCACCATCAAACGAATCAGCCCGGGACGCGTCGATGCTTTCGACGATCAGTTCTGGCCGGTCGTGGTTGCGCTCTGCGTGTTATCGGCGATTGGATTCGGAGCCATCCTCACGCTGTTGACCGGACCGTGGATGTGGCTGAGCCTGCTGGTGTTGCCGGCGATGACGGCAGGCGCCCTGTTTCTGTTGTCGCAAATGGGCGACTCGAAACTGCGACGCACGTTGCAATTTTCGCTGATTGTTTCTCTCGCCGGCCACCTACTGATTCTGATCGCGGCTTCCCTGGTCCTGATCTTCAACAGTGGCGTCAAGAAAAACTGGAATCGCGTCACCAAACGCAACGTTCGCACCATCGAGTTCACAAATCAGAACAGCTCCGTTTCGATTCCGGTCACCAAACCTGACAACACTCCAGAACCCGACGTCGAGATCAAGCGGCGCGAGTCACAGGTGACGTCTGCCGAACAACCGATTCCGGTCAAGGAATCAAAACCCACTGTATCGCCGCAGACACGTCGAAGAGAAACGACCGAACGAACCGTTCCCCGCCTCGATGAAGCTCTTTCCCAGCTTCGGCGCAACCGAATGTCACGCGAGGAAAAAAGCAGCACTGTATCGAAGGCCACGGAAGCCACAGAAAGCTCGATCGCGGTCTCTCGTCCCTCGCCAGCCGAAAAACCTGACACGCCGACACCGAGCGAGTCCGTCACTGCCGCGGCAGAAGCCGACAACATCAGTCGATCGTCCTCGACGTCGTCAGACCGAAAAGTCGTCAAAGACGTCCAGCCGCGCGAGACGGCTCAGACATCGGTCGCCAAACGAAGCATGCCGAAGGCCGATTCCCGGGCGACTCGCTCCAACAACTCCCGGCTGACGCAAACCGCGTCTCGCGAGACGAAAGCTGCGGATCGACCAAATCAATCGCGAGCCCGCGTCGTTCGTGCTGAAGCAGAAGTCCGCAAACAGCCCGCCAAAAGCACGCCGCGACCAACTTCGAAAGCGAACGTAGCCAAAACTCCTTCTGAGCTCAATCCAGCCGAAGCCGCAGGGCAGCTAACACGTCGACCACGGCGCAGCGAAACCGCATCGACCAGCAAGCTGCCTTCGCCGTTGACGCGAAAGAAAAAAGCTCAGCCGAAAAAGACGACGATCGTTCGTCGCGAAAACCCCAGCCGTCCCACCGTCACCAATCCGCTCGCGGAATCCAGCTCAACAAGGCTGGCGACCAACGATGCTCCAACGATGCGTTCGGTTGAACCCGTCAACCGACCAGCCCCCAACCCAACTTCATCTTCGAACAGCGAATCGCTTGAGTCGCGGACGCTGTCGATCACCAAAGGACAAAAAGGAAACGCCGGCGCGGTCGCTCAACAGAATCTGCAGACTGGCCAGGGCGGACTTCCCAGCCCTGCCGTTCGGGCTTCCGATGCGATGCTGAACCGAAAGGAACAAAGTCCGACATCGCGGACTCAAATGTTGACTAACTCGCAGGCGTCGACGATTCGCCGATCGACTGCGGAAGCGCCGCGTCCAACGAGTGCCTTCAAGGTCAACACTTCCGCGGTCGCCAAAATCGCGGGTGCGAAGTCGCCATCGATGGAAACTGCCGAATCGTCTGCTGCCGACATTACTTCGGCGTCGCGTGAATCGCGAGAGAAGGTTGCGATCGAAAAAGGTGCTGCTCCGGTGAATCTTGGGCCGACCAAAGTCGTGGCTGAAGCCCAACGGCGACGACTTTCTGGCGGCGGATCGCCAGAAGTTGCCAACCTGAGCCCTACGCTAACCCGTCGTTCGACTGCGGAATCGGAAGTCAGGCCTGCATTGGCTGCAGCGGAAGTTGCTGCTACGGCTGCACCGCGCGAATCGGCTTCAGCGCCTGATTCTTCCATCAGCGAGGAACCGACGGGGATGGCGGAACTGGAACAACGCAGCGAAGGCACGGATTCGCGAGTCAGCGACCATGCCGCTGCGCCTGACGTGGCCCCAACGGCAGAGCAAGGCAGCGGTGTTGCGCCGCAGTTGGCCGCCAACCGCCGTGAGTCGGCCAGGGAGGATATGCGTTCGCGACTGGAACAGATCTTGAATCAGATTGCCGACGGAGACGGTGACGAAGAAGACGAAGAGGAGGCCAATCGCTTGCGGAAGCTGCTCGGCAGTTCGGCAGACCGTGTGGCCCGAGCTCCGAACCTGGACGAGGACAATAACCCGGCGGAAGGAACCGACGGCGGTGCGATGGCAGATGATGGCATGGCCAGCGAGGCAGATGTAGTGACACGATCGCCTTCGAGCGGCGGAGCGATTGCGGCAGCTGACCTGTTGGGGCAAACCGCGACGCGAATGGCTGCTCAGGCGGCAACTTCAGCACCGGTGGTCGAAGGAGCGCTCTCTCGACGCAGCCAACCGTCGGAATCCGAAACCTCAAAACGTAAGCTTGCTCGCGCCTCGAACGCGACCGCTCGCAATCGCTCAGAAACCGCGCCCAACATTTCGCCTGAGGTTTCTCTGACGGCGCCGTCGACAACTGAAGGAACGGGTTCCGCGGCGGCTACTGAGACAATCGATAGCGACATCGCCGACGTACGTATGTCCCGCGACGAGTCTCGGCAATCGGACGCCGGTTTCGAACTCGAAGTCGATGCGATTGAAGGTCCTGCCGGGCTGGCGATGACTCCCGACGTAAGAGCCGGAGTCAACATGCGTCCCGCGTCAGAAACCAGTCGACAGATCCAACCGGAACTGGAGACTCGTTTTCGAAAGGATGATTTTGGCGGTGCGCCAGCGATGAACCCAACCGCGACGGTTGCCAAAGAAGCCTTTCGCCAGCGAACTCCCGGAATGGCCCAAAGCCAGGCTGAACCGAAAACCGAAGCCGCGATTAATCTTGGGCTGGAGTTTTTGGCGAGGTACCAATTGCCTGACGGAAGCTGGTCGTTGACTCGTTTCGATACCGAACATCGCCTGCACCAACGTCAACTCGACAGCGACATGGCGGCGACGGGTCTTGCGGTGCTCGCGTTTCAGGGTGCGGGCTACAATCATCGTGAGTTCAAGTACGCGAGGCAAATCAATCACGCGATCCAATGGCTGATCGACAATCAGGGCGAAGACGGACTGCTTTATCTTTCGTCCGATGAAAACTCAAACAATGCTTGCCGTCTGTACAGTCACGGCATCGCAGCGCTTGCTTTGACGGAAGCCTATGGGATGACACAGGATCCGAAGCTGAAAGAGCCTGCCCAAAAGGCGCTCGACTTCATCGCTGACTCGCAGCACCCAAACAAAGGCGGTTGGCGATATTTTTCTGAGATGAAGAAGCGGTCTTCGGATACGTCCGTTTCCGGCTGGATGGTGATGGCGTTGCAGAGCGGAAGGTTGGCGGGCCTGAAAGTGGAAGACGAGACGTTCGTTTCGATTGCAAAGTGGCTTGCCGTGGCCGCCGATCCGGCCAACGAGTCGCTGTATCGCTACAACCCCTACGCCGTCAACTCGCAGGGCGTTTCGAGAATCCAGGGTCGCAACGCCACGCCCAGCATGACGGCTGTTGGGCTGTTGATGAGGATCTATACGGGCTGGGAACGGGATGACCCCAGACTGATTTCAGGAGCGAACTATCTGGTCAATCAGCAGATGCCAGGTGAAACCGTTCGGCTGCGGGACACCTACTATTGGTATTACGCAACCCAAGTGCTGAAGCATGTCGATGGGCCGGCGTGGCAGAAGTGGAATGCGGCGCTGCGACCGTTGCTGATTCGGACCCAGGAAAAGGCAGGTGACAATGCAGGTAGTTGGGATCCTTATTCACCAGTTCCGGACCGTTGGGCCCCCTTCGGAGGTCGAATTTACGTGACGACGATGAATCTGTTGTCGCTGGAAGTTCGACATCGGCTGCTTCCGCTGTATCAGAAAACAAACAAAGCGACCGAAGAAGATTCGAATCCGATTATCATTGAGGCAGCTCCTGTCGAGTAA
- a CDS encoding YebC/PmpR family DNA-binding transcriptional regulator, producing MAGHSKWANIKHRKSAVDAKRSKIWSKLSKAIIVAAKMGGPDPDGNSRLRNAIADAKAASVPKDNIARAIKKGAGETEGDNYEEFIYEGYASDGVAVMCDILTDNRNRTAPEVKKLFENHGGKLGTTGCVSFMFDRKGLFLIEQSKIDEEALMEVVMEAGGEDIATDDGHYEVTCNPDVFSDVSDALEKAGVQCASAQVTQIPQNTVDLDADGARKVLKLIDALDDHDDVQKVSANFNISDEVMAEVGDE from the coding sequence ATGGCAGGCCACAGCAAATGGGCCAACATCAAACATCGCAAATCCGCGGTGGATGCAAAACGCAGCAAGATCTGGAGCAAGCTCTCCAAGGCGATCATTGTTGCAGCAAAGATGGGTGGTCCCGATCCGGACGGTAACTCACGTTTGCGAAACGCGATCGCAGATGCCAAGGCTGCGTCTGTGCCCAAAGATAACATCGCCCGCGCCATCAAAAAGGGTGCTGGTGAAACCGAAGGTGACAACTACGAAGAGTTCATCTACGAAGGCTATGCCTCGGATGGTGTTGCCGTCATGTGCGATATCCTGACAGACAACCGAAACCGGACGGCTCCTGAAGTCAAAAAGCTTTTCGAAAACCACGGTGGCAAACTCGGAACCACAGGTTGCGTTTCGTTCATGTTCGACCGCAAGGGTCTGTTCCTGATCGAGCAGTCAAAGATCGACGAAGAAGCGTTGATGGAAGTTGTAATGGAAGCCGGCGGGGAAGACATCGCGACCGACGATGGTCACTACGAAGTCACCTGCAATCCGGACGTGTTTTCCGACGTCAGCGATGCGTTGGAGAAAGCCGGGGTTCAGTGTGCTTCTGCTCAGGTAACGCAGATTCCTCAAAACACCGTTGATCTTGATGCCGACGGTGCGAGGAAAGTGCTGAAACTGATTGACGCACTGGACGATCACGACGACGTGCAAAAAGTTTCTGCCAACTTCAACATCAGCGACGAAGTCATGGCGGAAGTCGGCGACGAATAG
- a CDS encoding aldo-keto reductase family protein → MPREISANQFCLGTHPSMKLQREAVKNPSGVGNAYSTDRFGAWFKEMNFVFGGGQLSIDTAALYQFVELFSAWCSKSDFDPRGVDIWTKIGRYPAFQSPDDLNAEPAAIRSGDVGGIFDGTTDIFSLYDANATRALIMAQAAALNVIEFAGVAIHDPADHLMRDAGFIDVQDGVAFYEEERFDAEYDFETGPQWDLIEQGTIAPLKLHQGTGQIKNIGMATKHAPTMVEFVKRFPGKFDYIMHTLCNPSATKSFCDLLDLAKSETAAGRPLKLDMGGILNGGLYAKNDPLDGEFEKPRVERVVANYQNASDDALHHVVKLQKVIDKYSVTRRVLAAEFAGQALVTYPQICNRCVLTSTTPHRTATLMKEIRATTVSQDCWKQLIDEGLFDERCAEFLLS, encoded by the coding sequence ATGCCACGAGAAATTTCTGCCAACCAATTCTGTTTGGGAACACACCCTTCGATGAAGCTTCAACGCGAGGCGGTCAAGAACCCGTCTGGAGTTGGAAATGCCTATTCGACCGATCGATTTGGAGCCTGGTTCAAAGAGATGAACTTCGTTTTCGGCGGTGGTCAACTCTCGATCGACACCGCCGCTCTCTATCAGTTCGTTGAGCTGTTCTCTGCGTGGTGCAGCAAGTCTGATTTTGACCCAAGAGGCGTCGACATTTGGACGAAGATCGGACGCTATCCGGCGTTTCAATCGCCCGACGATCTCAACGCCGAACCGGCTGCCATTCGATCGGGCGACGTCGGAGGAATCTTTGACGGCACGACCGATATCTTTTCGCTGTACGACGCGAACGCGACCCGAGCCCTGATCATGGCTCAGGCGGCGGCGTTGAATGTGATCGAGTTTGCGGGCGTTGCGATTCACGATCCGGCGGACCATCTGATGCGAGACGCCGGGTTCATCGACGTTCAGGATGGAGTCGCGTTTTACGAAGAGGAACGCTTCGATGCGGAGTACGATTTCGAAACCGGGCCTCAATGGGATCTCATTGAGCAAGGAACGATCGCGCCTTTGAAACTTCATCAGGGAACGGGGCAGATCAAAAACATCGGGATGGCGACCAAGCATGCTCCGACGATGGTCGAGTTCGTTAAACGGTTTCCTGGCAAGTTCGATTACATCATGCACACGCTATGTAATCCATCGGCGACGAAGAGCTTTTGCGATCTGTTGGACCTCGCGAAAAGTGAAACTGCTGCCGGTCGTCCGCTGAAACTTGATATGGGCGGTATCCTCAATGGCGGTCTGTACGCCAAAAACGATCCGCTTGATGGCGAGTTTGAAAAGCCCCGCGTCGAGCGGGTTGTCGCGAACTATCAGAACGCTTCCGATGATGCGTTGCATCACGTGGTTAAGCTACAGAAAGTCATTGACAAGTATTCCGTAACACGGCGTGTGTTGGCCGCGGAGTTCGCTGGTCAGGCGTTGGTAACCTATCCGCAGATTTGTAATCGTTGCGTATTGACGTCAACGACTCCGCACCGGACGGCAACGTTGATGAAAGAGATTCGTGCGACGACGGTTTCACAGGATTGCTGGAAGCAGTTGATCGATGAAGGCCTGTTCGACGAGCGTTGTGCGGAATTCCTGCTTTCGTAG
- the pdxA gene encoding 4-hydroxythreonine-4-phosphate dehydrogenase PdxA → MHKLPKIAVTMGDPAGVGPELCARLLAETNVADRCSLIIYGTAKVLDAAAEKLQLQLPEHCRVEEHPLQEDVVPGKVSAACGQASFDYIDQAIAAALNGTVDAVVTNPINKEAWNAANISYPGHTELFADRCDTDRFCMMMYAPSFSVAMATTHVGYDEVPSLLTTDRIVEVIELAADSIQRIQQRPARLTCLGLNPHAGEKGLFGNREEELIIAPAIEAARAKGIQIDGPLPPDTGFLPSRRESTDCYICMYHDQALIPFKALNFDTGVNVTLGLPMIRTSVDHGTAFDIAWQGIADVSSLVAAVDLAIKSAG, encoded by the coding sequence ATGCACAAGCTTCCGAAAATCGCAGTCACGATGGGTGATCCTGCTGGCGTCGGACCGGAGCTTTGTGCCCGACTGCTGGCGGAAACGAACGTTGCTGATCGCTGCTCTTTGATCATCTACGGTACGGCGAAAGTGCTCGATGCGGCGGCTGAAAAGCTTCAGTTGCAACTGCCCGAACACTGCCGGGTCGAAGAGCATCCGCTGCAGGAAGACGTGGTCCCCGGCAAAGTCTCAGCAGCCTGCGGTCAGGCATCGTTCGACTACATCGATCAGGCTATCGCCGCAGCGCTCAACGGGACCGTCGACGCGGTTGTCACCAATCCGATCAATAAGGAAGCATGGAACGCGGCAAACATCAGCTATCCCGGCCATACGGAACTGTTCGCTGATCGATGCGACACCGATCGGTTTTGCATGATGATGTACGCTCCGTCGTTCAGCGTGGCAATGGCAACGACTCATGTTGGCTACGACGAAGTCCCATCGTTGCTGACGACCGATCGAATTGTCGAGGTGATCGAACTGGCAGCGGATTCGATCCAGCGAATCCAGCAACGCCCTGCCCGGCTGACGTGTCTGGGGCTCAACCCACACGCCGGTGAGAAAGGCCTGTTCGGCAACAGGGAAGAAGAGCTGATCATCGCGCCTGCGATTGAAGCTGCACGCGCGAAAGGAATTCAGATCGATGGTCCGCTGCCTCCCGACACCGGGTTTTTGCCTTCACGCCGCGAGAGCACGGACTGCTATATTTGCATGTACCACGATCAGGCTTTGATTCCATTCAAGGCATTGAATTTTGACACCGGAGTGAACGTCACGCTTGGCTTGCCGATGATCCGTACCAGCGTTGACCACGGCACAGCGTTTGATATTGCCTGGCAGGGGATCGCCGACGTGTCCAGCCTGGTTGCTGCCGTCGACCTTGCAATCAAAAGCGCGGGATAG
- the rbfA gene encoding 30S ribosome-binding factor RbfA gives MSNRRVLKAAQAIREVVSMSILTDLKDPRVRDVTVTFVEVSPDMRMAKVHVSVMGDETKQNLCLKGLQNSAGFLQSKVGRRIDTRYTPKIQFSLDKGMQHAMMVTRILEEVLPKESADNESADNESADAESEDVETVEADDQTDVGSVDAQGLDADSDTEDNSDADSEIETSTDKQDNQM, from the coding sequence ATGAGTAACCGCCGAGTCCTAAAAGCAGCCCAGGCGATCCGCGAAGTTGTCAGTATGTCAATTCTGACCGACCTGAAAGATCCACGGGTTCGTGACGTCACCGTGACGTTCGTTGAAGTCTCTCCTGATATGCGTATGGCGAAAGTCCACGTTTCGGTGATGGGCGATGAAACCAAGCAGAATCTCTGCCTCAAGGGATTGCAGAACTCCGCCGGGTTTTTGCAGTCCAAGGTCGGTAGACGAATCGATACCCGGTACACGCCTAAAATCCAGTTCAGCCTCGATAAGGGGATGCAGCACGCGATGATGGTGACGCGAATTCTTGAGGAAGTCCTGCCTAAAGAGTCTGCTGATAACGAGTCTGCTGATAACGAATCTGCCGATGCGGAATCCGAAGACGTGGAGACCGTTGAGGCTGACGACCAGACAGACGTCGGCTCGGTTGACGCTCAAGGACTCGACGCCGATTCGGACACCGAGGACAACTCCGACGCAGATTCCGAAATTGAAACGTCGACCGACAAACAGGACAACCAGATGTAG
- a CDS encoding MotA/TolQ/ExbB proton channel family protein, which translates to MSNETHANPMRWLILLLIATSMLAFAASRYSVAAPIQESDANVAANADTAGEAEMPIDRGSPEEVKPSGISLLRLLTRGGWFMVPLLLLSILVATISVERFLALRREKIFPPELVKQLSSLTQSEGGLDPRRAYQACQRYPSSASYIFRSLLVKVGRPQAELESAVSEAAQREATRLAQVSSWLTLAAAIAPLIGLLGTVWGITQAFYDTTQLVVGQNRAEALAQGIYTALVTTMTGLLIAIPAAVLSHYFENRIVQLLNEIEELCFNMLPQFERYEGKLRFTTGIPADEDAVVEPSENIGDGDYPPIPEPPSRRSR; encoded by the coding sequence ATGTCGAACGAAACTCATGCGAATCCAATGCGCTGGCTGATCCTGTTGTTGATCGCCACGTCAATGCTGGCCTTTGCCGCATCGCGATACTCCGTCGCCGCGCCGATTCAGGAATCCGATGCGAACGTGGCGGCAAACGCGGACACGGCAGGCGAAGCTGAAATGCCCATCGACCGGGGGTCGCCAGAGGAGGTCAAACCGAGCGGCATCAGTCTGTTGCGACTGTTGACGCGTGGTGGCTGGTTCATGGTGCCGCTGTTGTTGTTATCGATTCTGGTCGCCACGATCAGTGTGGAACGCTTCCTGGCACTCCGTCGAGAGAAAATTTTCCCGCCCGAGTTGGTCAAGCAGCTTTCTTCGCTAACCCAGTCGGAAGGCGGACTCGATCCGCGGCGAGCCTACCAGGCCTGCCAACGCTACCCTTCGTCGGCGTCGTATATTTTTCGATCGCTGCTGGTAAAAGTCGGCCGACCGCAGGCGGAACTGGAATCCGCGGTTTCCGAAGCCGCTCAACGCGAAGCAACACGCCTCGCCCAGGTCAGTTCATGGCTGACGCTGGCCGCAGCGATCGCGCCGTTGATCGGACTGCTGGGAACGGTTTGGGGAATCACGCAGGCTTTCTACGACACCACACAACTGGTTGTTGGACAGAACCGGGCAGAAGCACTGGCTCAAGGAATTTACACGGCTTTGGTGACGACGATGACGGGACTGTTGATCGCGATCCCGGCCGCAGTCCTGTCTCATTACTTCGAGAATCGAATCGTTCAGCTTCTCAACGAGATCGAAGAATTGTGTTTCAACATGTTGCCACAATTCGAGCGATACGAGGGCAAATTAAGGTTCACGACAGGCATTCCGGCCGATGAGGACGCCGTTGTGGAACCGTCCGAGAATATCGGCGACGGAGACTATCCGCCGATCCCGGAACCACCGTCGCGGAGGTCTCGATGA
- a CDS encoding ExbD/TolR family protein, whose product MSVKIKRTSAISSLSITPLIDVVFLLLIFFLVSSRFSEEERELDLNLPSVTEALPSSMQPDELVINIDREGRFFIDGGFRQLEQVEQILRRAQANNPLTQTVVIRGDKETNWEQVATAISLCKKVGINEFTATIDDS is encoded by the coding sequence ATGAGCGTCAAAATCAAACGCACGTCGGCGATCAGTTCGCTAAGCATCACGCCGCTGATCGACGTCGTATTTCTGTTGCTGATCTTCTTTCTGGTGTCGTCGCGATTTTCGGAAGAAGAACGCGAGCTGGATTTGAATTTGCCGAGCGTGACCGAAGCGTTGCCGTCTTCGATGCAGCCCGATGAACTGGTGATCAACATCGATCGCGAGGGGCGATTCTTCATCGACGGTGGCTTTCGCCAACTCGAACAGGTCGAGCAAATTTTGCGCCGCGCCCAGGCGAACAATCCACTAACCCAAACCGTTGTCATCCGCGGTGACAAGGAAACCAATTGGGAGCAGGTCGCCACGGCTATCAGTCTGTGTAAGAAAGTCGGCATCAACGAATTCACTGCTACCATCGACGATTCGTAA